A window of Fibrobacter sp. UWH6 contains these coding sequences:
- a CDS encoding fibrobacter succinogenes major paralogous domain-containing protein — protein MKFGLLKAFVLGSVVPLAVALNACGDDSSSTSGPVNNDGFRGGIPDTVETFVELSNYDCGKSLRCVTTYLVEYHGKAVCDGENGWVFSPLVEKMGCDFFTESGHFREEEFSSSSTELVPDPNLETEESSVSSSKGAWAYLNPDIDYSEFTDARDGQVYKTLSTSTQTWMAQNLNYDPGDVSDMGEYAWSGCYNNKADSCSKYGRLYTWQVAMNNADCAHGKECKPNGFVQGVCPSGWHLPSLYEYEVLINNFDSKFGYNHTIEALSSTAGKYLRSMTGWDSSGNGTDSSGFSALPAGYRNYHGDFYDAGRYATFWSASEFNSTDAYYLRLYYNMDDVILNYRDKGNVFSVRCFKDN, from the coding sequence ATGAAGTTCGGTTTGTTGAAAGCTTTTGTGCTTGGAAGCGTTGTTCCGCTCGCTGTTGCGCTCAACGCCTGCGGCGATGATTCCAGTTCCACCAGCGGGCCTGTAAACAACGACGGTTTCCGCGGCGGCATTCCCGATACGGTTGAGACTTTCGTGGAACTGTCGAACTACGACTGCGGCAAGAGCCTGAGGTGCGTTACAACCTACCTGGTGGAATACCACGGCAAGGCTGTGTGCGATGGCGAAAATGGTTGGGTGTTCAGCCCACTTGTCGAGAAGATGGGTTGCGACTTTTTCACGGAATCCGGCCATTTCCGCGAAGAAGAATTCTCGTCCTCTTCAACCGAGCTCGTCCCCGACCCAAATTTGGAAACTGAAGAGTCCAGCGTCAGTTCTAGCAAAGGCGCATGGGCTTACTTGAATCCTGACATTGACTACAGTGAGTTTACTGATGCACGCGACGGCCAGGTCTATAAGACCCTCTCTACCAGCACCCAGACCTGGATGGCCCAGAACTTGAACTACGATCCGGGTGATGTTTCTGACATGGGCGAATACGCATGGAGTGGATGCTACAACAACAAGGCGGATTCCTGCTCCAAATACGGTCGCCTTTATACCTGGCAAGTCGCCATGAATAATGCAGATTGTGCTCATGGAAAGGAATGCAAGCCAAACGGCTTTGTTCAAGGAGTTTGCCCAAGCGGCTGGCATTTGCCGAGCCTCTATGAGTATGAAGTACTTATCAACAACTTCGATTCTAAATTCGGTTATAACCACACTATTGAAGCACTTTCGTCAACAGCGGGCAAATATCTCAGGTCTATGACAGGTTGGGATTCTAGCGGCAATGGAACAGACTCCTCTGGCTTCTCTGCGCTCCCGGCTGGCTACAGGAACTACCATGGCGATTTCTACGATGCCGGTCGTTATGCCACCTTCTGGTCTGCTAGCGAGTTCAACAGTACCGACGCCTACTACCTACGCTTGTACTACAACATGGACGATGTCATCCTGAACTACCGCGATAAGGGCAATGTGTTCTCTGTTCGTTGCTTCAAGGACAACTAA
- a CDS encoding FISUMP domain-containing protein, whose amino-acid sequence MKSYLKLFFMTAMLFTFAACSDDSASASNNGEENPESSNDLEQESSSSAQSSSSWKELSSAAVIDISQFKNDDTTVVDSVNNAVYSTVVIGPYKWIKETIRIESDSVKSTCYDYDDDNCEKYGRLYYNRYSIGKVCPKGYSLASRGAYSYSAAKLELSTGGYCQKNDTLACKNLGTYGYYKTSDGYAFVIDSLGKNFFEDDSSNGFYFAKCVRPLGIVAKFNELPACESYNRYENVFVAEKDSSYECGSDGWHAVTGTSAKACSDTSARFWYADTMLVCSKNGWKVAGPTEIGEVCQPEIRYKQVEISGRTYVCENWYWTELVGLNKELGYCYQDIYGKLDTAKTGEVYACHGSSWEKPYINDIYGKCDSSNVGRVVTFDSVQQVCPSAQQGWRQLTDIEKEIGPCTDSSYHKVVLYEKDTTVRVCEKGTWKLGDYTWVFETCNTSNRDMLDTLFGTPYKCQSSTWKRLSDLERQIGPCLNKNNGEQVTVSDTVFLCSGGQWTQKTSPGSSSSSVKSSSSSAVSSSSSIQTMLSVLGECNSARIGVLVDNGLNKTKCTANGWEYPYGTLTDSRDNHVYRTTEIAGRTWMADNLKYNGSDVDESLCPGLAESNCESMGRLYKWHTVMKLPENIDYSLQQDSTQYLKAQGICPTGWHVPSYEEWNDLANAIDSTVGSYSNYNDYVGFPKMLSGYISETEMATGYLKDSYFRSSTIYLGASDHSYLGASTSDHSYGMNSSARLHASSMSRSASLSLRCIKD is encoded by the coding sequence ATGAAGAGCTATCTTAAATTATTTTTCATGACAGCAATGCTCTTTACCTTTGCTGCATGCAGTGATGACAGCGCAAGCGCAAGCAACAATGGCGAAGAAAACCCGGAATCCTCCAACGACCTTGAACAGGAATCTTCCTCATCGGCTCAGAGCAGCTCCTCTTGGAAGGAACTTTCTTCGGCGGCGGTCATTGACATTTCGCAGTTCAAAAATGACGACACCACGGTTGTCGATTCCGTAAACAACGCCGTTTACAGTACAGTCGTTATTGGGCCCTACAAGTGGATCAAGGAAACCATCCGTATCGAAAGCGATAGCGTCAAGAGTACCTGCTACGACTATGATGACGACAATTGTGAAAAATATGGAAGGCTCTACTACAACAGGTATAGCATTGGCAAAGTATGCCCCAAGGGATACAGCCTTGCAAGCAGGGGAGCATACTCCTATTCGGCGGCAAAGCTCGAACTTTCTACCGGCGGCTACTGCCAAAAGAACGATACGTTGGCCTGCAAGAACCTTGGAACCTACGGCTACTATAAAACAAGCGACGGCTATGCGTTTGTCATAGACTCCCTTGGCAAAAACTTCTTTGAAGATGATTCTTCAAACGGTTTCTATTTCGCCAAGTGCGTAAGGCCGCTCGGCATAGTGGCAAAGTTCAACGAGCTCCCTGCATGCGAAAGCTACAACCGCTACGAAAACGTCTTCGTGGCAGAAAAGGATTCTAGCTATGAATGTGGCAGTGACGGCTGGCATGCTGTTACAGGCACATCCGCAAAGGCATGTTCCGATACCTCGGCCAGGTTCTGGTATGCAGACACAATGCTTGTTTGCTCCAAGAACGGATGGAAGGTTGCCGGTCCTACAGAAATTGGCGAAGTTTGCCAGCCCGAAATCCGCTATAAGCAAGTGGAAATCAGCGGACGCACCTACGTTTGCGAAAACTGGTACTGGACGGAACTTGTCGGCCTCAATAAGGAACTTGGCTATTGCTACCAGGATATTTATGGAAAACTGGATACTGCAAAAACTGGGGAAGTCTATGCATGCCACGGCAGTTCCTGGGAAAAGCCATACATCAATGACATCTACGGCAAATGCGACAGCAGCAATGTTGGCCGAGTCGTTACATTCGATTCTGTGCAGCAAGTGTGCCCGTCAGCACAGCAAGGCTGGAGACAGCTGACCGACATAGAAAAGGAAATTGGCCCGTGCACCGATTCAAGCTACCATAAAGTCGTGCTGTACGAAAAAGACACCACGGTACGCGTCTGCGAAAAGGGAACCTGGAAACTCGGAGACTACACATGGGTCTTTGAAACATGCAATACAAGCAACCGCGACATGCTCGATACTTTGTTCGGAACTCCGTACAAGTGTCAGTCTTCCACCTGGAAAAGACTGAGCGACTTGGAAAGGCAAATTGGACCTTGCCTGAACAAGAACAATGGCGAACAGGTTACGGTATCGGATACGGTATTCCTTTGCAGCGGCGGACAATGGACCCAAAAGACAAGCCCAGGTAGTTCCAGCAGTTCTGTAAAAAGTTCCAGCAGTTCCGCCGTGAGCTCTAGCAGTTCAATACAAACCATGCTCTCGGTTCTTGGGGAATGTAATTCCGCACGCATTGGCGTGCTCGTTGACAACGGACTCAACAAGACAAAGTGCACCGCAAACGGTTGGGAATACCCCTATGGAACATTAACGGATTCTCGCGACAACCATGTTTACAGAACAACAGAAATCGCCGGACGCACATGGATGGCCGACAACTTGAAATACAACGGCAGCGATGTTGATGAAAGCTTGTGCCCTGGCCTTGCCGAAAGCAACTGCGAAAGCATGGGCCGTCTCTACAAATGGCACACAGTCATGAAACTCCCTGAAAATATCGACTATTCACTGCAACAGGATTCCACACAGTATCTGAAGGCTCAAGGAATTTGCCCGACTGGCTGGCACGTTCCGTCGTATGAAGAGTGGAATGACCTGGCGAATGCCATTGATTCTACGGTAGGTTCCTATTCAAACTACAATGACTATGTTGGTTTCCCTAAAATGCTGTCAGGGTATATTTCAGAAACCGAGATGGCAACTGGGTATTTGAAAGATTCGTATTTCCGCTCCTCGACAATTTACTTAGGCGCTTCGGATCATTCATACTTAGGCGCTTCAACCTCGGATCATTCATACGGCATGAATTCCAGTGCTAGACTGCATGCTTCATCAATGTCACGAAGCGCATCACTTTCTCTCCGTTGCATCAAGGACTGA